A single Ancylothrix sp. D3o DNA region contains:
- the hisF gene encoding imidazole glycerol phosphate synthase subunit HisF encodes MLAKRILPCLDVKAGRVVKGVNFVNLRDAGDPVELAQVYNKAGADELVFLDITATHEDRDIIFDVVYRTAEQVFIPLTVGGGIQNLETIKKLLRAGADKVSINSAAVREPDFINRASERFGNQCIVVAIDARRRTDPTNPGWDVYVRGGRENTGIDALAWASEVVKRGAGELLVTSMDADGTQAGYDLELTRAIAQAVEVPVIASGGAGNCHHIYEALSEGKAEAALLASLLHYGQLTVGEIKDYLSEQKMPVRRA; translated from the coding sequence ATGCTGGCGAAAAGAATTTTGCCTTGTTTGGATGTCAAGGCCGGTCGGGTTGTGAAGGGGGTAAATTTTGTTAATCTGCGCGATGCCGGCGATCCGGTGGAGTTGGCGCAGGTTTATAATAAGGCCGGCGCCGATGAGTTGGTTTTTTTGGATATTACGGCCACTCACGAAGACCGCGATATTATTTTTGATGTGGTTTACCGGACAGCAGAGCAGGTGTTTATTCCGCTGACGGTGGGTGGCGGTATTCAAAACTTAGAAACAATTAAAAAATTGTTAAGAGCCGGTGCCGATAAGGTAAGTATCAATTCGGCGGCGGTGCGGGAACCAGATTTTATTAACCGGGCCAGCGAACGTTTCGGCAATCAGTGCATTGTGGTGGCGATTGATGCTCGCCGGCGGACAGACCCAACTAATCCGGGGTGGGATGTTTATGTGCGCGGGGGTCGAGAAAACACGGGCATTGATGCGCTGGCTTGGGCTTCTGAGGTGGTAAAGCGGGGTGCAGGCGAGTTGCTGGTGACGAGTATGGATGCTGATGGAACTCAGGCCGGTTATGACCTTGAGCTAACTCGTGCAATTGCTCAGGCTGTGGAGGTGCCGGTGATTGCTTCTGGGGGGGCCGGCAATTGTCATCATATTTATGAGGCGTTGAGTGAGGGAAAGGCTGAGGCGGCTCTGCTGGCTTCTTTGCTGCACTACGGTCAGTTGACGGTGGGAGAAATTAAGGATTATTTGAGCGAGCAAAAAATGCCGGTGCGGCGCGCCTAA
- a CDS encoding glucan 1,4-alpha-glucosidase produces MKKFYGSFIAILLILVVVVGNITFTHAFNTPQAFGSPGNCPNWSPSTLTFLGTAENRNSKVWFTGTSGILTQIFYPAVDTPATVDWQFLIGDTAKTWVDEEKQDTTSEVLLNNPHSLAWEISNTAKNQQYKIHKTIFTDPNRNTLIQQVTFTALRGTVGDFNLYTLYHPAISNQGRNTTGYHRQNFLFATNEKTAHTSALTSSLPFTKKSSGFVAKSDGWQDLKATSDFKMDWTFEKASNGNIAQMAMLDLSAYAKQKSITFNLVLGLGESAKEAEKNASKTLKEDLKKVLTTYNQEWENYTNRLNNFGGTADEQYYVAAMTLKASQDKDSGAMVAGLGNPWGNSNGGICTALGVTNSGGYHLIWPRDLYKFASALMVAGDKETANFALDWLLKKGQQNDGHFTQNAWVDGTPYWNGVQMDETAFPIILAWKLGRNDAETYRKNIQPAADYIIKYGPVTSQERWEENGGYSPATIAAEIAGLVCAADIAKTNGDFESQERYLKTADFWQSKVEDWTFTTSGSLGNGRYFERIDGNGNPNDGEVLLIKNGGGFYDERLIVDMSFLELVRHGVKRWDNPAILASLEVVDSTIKQTIPGKGEGWFRYNHDGYGERENGDDYTGAGVGRLWPIFTGERGHFEVARGGKADSYLATMRGFANESLMIPEQVGDLNSPAGFVPGTPTKSMTPLNWSMGEYITLFASNYLGRVSDMPVVVFERYGGIFEPQMNADKRR; encoded by the coding sequence ATGAAGAAATTTTATGGTAGTTTTATTGCGATTTTATTAATTTTGGTTGTGGTCGTTGGCAACATCACATTTACTCACGCTTTCAACACCCCGCAAGCGTTTGGATCACCCGGAAATTGTCCAAATTGGTCGCCTTCTACCTTAACGTTTTTAGGAACTGCTGAAAATCGCAATTCTAAAGTGTGGTTCACCGGCACTTCTGGCATTTTAACTCAAATTTTTTACCCCGCCGTTGATACTCCCGCCACCGTTGATTGGCAATTTTTAATCGGCGATACTGCCAAAACTTGGGTAGATGAAGAAAAACAAGATACCACCAGTGAAGTGCTTTTAAATAACCCTCATTCTCTGGCTTGGGAAATTAGCAATACTGCCAAAAATCAACAATATAAAATTCACAAAACTATCTTTACAGATCCCAACCGTAACACTCTTATTCAGCAAGTTACTTTTACTGCTTTGCGCGGAACTGTAGGCGATTTTAACCTCTACACTTTATATCATCCAGCGATTTCTAATCAAGGCCGCAATACCACCGGCTACCATCGCCAAAACTTCCTCTTTGCTACCAATGAAAAAACTGCTCATACTTCCGCTTTAACAAGTTCTCTGCCTTTTACAAAAAAGTCATCTGGTTTTGTGGCAAAAAGCGATGGCTGGCAAGATTTAAAAGCTACGTCTGATTTTAAAATGGATTGGACGTTTGAGAAAGCAAGTAATGGCAATATTGCTCAAATGGCGATGTTAGATTTGAGTGCTTATGCCAAACAGAAATCGATAACATTTAACTTGGTTTTGGGGCTTGGGGAGAGTGCAAAAGAGGCTGAAAAAAATGCCAGCAAAACTTTAAAAGAAGATTTAAAAAAAGTTTTGACAACCTATAATCAAGAATGGGAAAATTATACAAATCGGCTTAATAATTTTGGTGGCACGGCGGACGAGCAATATTATGTGGCGGCGATGACATTAAAAGCTTCTCAGGATAAAGATTCTGGGGCAATGGTAGCAGGTTTGGGTAATCCTTGGGGCAATTCTAATGGGGGAATTTGTACTGCTTTGGGGGTGACAAATTCGGGAGGATATCATTTAATTTGGCCGCGAGATTTATATAAATTTGCTAGTGCTTTAATGGTGGCTGGGGATAAAGAGACGGCAAATTTTGCTTTAGATTGGTTGTTGAAAAAAGGTCAACAAAACGACGGACATTTTACGCAAAATGCCTGGGTTGATGGTACTCCTTATTGGAATGGGGTGCAGATGGATGAAACGGCTTTTCCGATTATTTTGGCTTGGAAATTAGGGCGAAATGATGCTGAGACTTATCGTAAAAATATCCAACCGGCAGCCGATTATATTATCAAATATGGGCCGGTTACGAGTCAAGAACGTTGGGAAGAAAATGGCGGTTATTCTCCGGCTACTATTGCGGCGGAAATTGCCGGTTTGGTTTGTGCGGCGGATATTGCTAAAACTAATGGGGATTTTGAAAGTCAAGAACGTTATTTAAAAACGGCTGATTTTTGGCAATCAAAGGTGGAAGATTGGACTTTTACGACTTCGGGTAGTCTGGGGAATGGCAGATATTTTGAGCGCATTGATGGAAATGGGAACCCGAATGATGGGGAGGTTTTACTTATTAAAAATGGTGGCGGTTTTTATGATGAGCGTTTGATTGTGGATATGAGTTTTTTGGAGTTGGTGCGGCATGGGGTTAAACGTTGGGATAATCCGGCTATTTTAGCGTCTTTGGAGGTAGTGGATTCTACTATTAAACAAACGATTCCTGGGAAAGGAGAGGGGTGGTTTCGTTATAACCATGATGGTTATGGGGAAAGAGAAAATGGGGATGATTATACGGGGGCTGGTGTGGGGAGATTATGGCCTATTTTTACTGGGGAAAGGGGTCATTTTGAGGTGGCTAGGGGGGGAAAGGCTGATAGTTATTTGGCGACAATGCGGGGTTTTGCGAATGAGTCTTTGATGATTCCTGAGCAAGTTGGGGATTTGAATTCACCGGCCGGTTTTGTGCCAGGAACTCCTACTAAATCTATGACTCCTTTAAATTGGTCTATGGGGGAGTATATTACGCTTTTTGCGTCGAATTATTTGGGGAGGGTTAGTGATATGCCGGTGGTTGTTTTTGAGCGGTATGGGGGGATTTTTGAACCGCAGATGAACGCAGATAAACGCAGATAA
- the gcvT gene encoding glycine cleavage system aminomethyltransferase GcvT, translating into MANIEASETQNLPTAPALLQTPLYETIQKLKPRMTDFSGYSMPVQFAGINQEHQAVRTNAGIFDISHMGKFLFRGKNLIEKLQELVPSDLSRLQAGQAQYTVLLNGQGGILDDIIFYYQGCDDGGIHAGVMIVNAATKSQDKAWILTHLEAVNGENPEPVLMQDVSKDKVLIAIQGPKAVEYIQPFVKADLSVVKAFGHLESEVLGGVGFLARTGYTGEDGFEVMVDPEIGIKLWEFLIEAGVIPCGLGARDTLRLEAAMGLYGQDIDAHTTPLEAGLNWVVHLESKGDFIGRPVLEKQKQEGVKKRLVGLQMQGRNIARHGYPVLYEGKQVGVVTSGAPAPFLGYPIALALVASELSTVGQELQIEIRGKSYPAVVVKKPFYRSTSRLSK; encoded by the coding sequence GTGGCTAACATAGAAGCAAGCGAAACCCAGAATTTGCCAACCGCCCCGGCACTTTTGCAGACTCCGTTGTATGAGACGATCCAAAAACTCAAACCTCGGATGACAGATTTTTCGGGCTACTCCATGCCGGTACAGTTTGCCGGTATTAATCAAGAACACCAAGCAGTCAGAACCAATGCGGGGATTTTTGATATTTCTCACATGGGAAAATTTCTCTTTCGCGGTAAAAATTTGATTGAAAAATTGCAAGAATTGGTGCCATCAGATTTAAGCCGGTTGCAGGCCGGTCAGGCACAATATACAGTTTTATTAAATGGACAAGGGGGGATTTTAGACGACATTATTTTTTATTATCAAGGCTGTGATGATGGTGGGATTCATGCGGGAGTAATGATTGTTAATGCGGCGACTAAATCACAGGATAAAGCCTGGATTTTGACGCATTTAGAAGCAGTAAATGGCGAAAATCCAGAGCCGGTTTTGATGCAAGATGTCTCGAAAGATAAGGTTTTAATTGCCATTCAGGGGCCGAAAGCGGTGGAATATATACAGCCGTTTGTTAAGGCTGATTTGAGTGTGGTAAAGGCGTTTGGACATTTGGAAAGTGAGGTGTTGGGGGGTGTCGGGTTTCTGGCAAGAACCGGCTACACCGGCGAGGATGGATTTGAGGTAATGGTAGACCCAGAAATAGGGATAAAATTATGGGAATTTTTGATTGAAGCAGGGGTAATTCCTTGTGGTTTGGGTGCGAGAGATACCCTGCGTTTAGAAGCAGCAATGGGGCTTTATGGGCAAGATATTGATGCCCATACAACGCCTTTGGAAGCGGGGTTAAATTGGGTGGTGCATTTGGAAAGTAAGGGGGATTTTATTGGCAGGCCGGTGTTGGAAAAACAAAAGCAAGAAGGGGTGAAAAAAAGGCTGGTTGGTTTGCAAATGCAGGGGCGGAATATTGCCCGACACGGGTATCCGGTGCTATATGAAGGTAAGCAAGTAGGAGTGGTGACGAGTGGGGCACCGGCACCGTTTTTAGGCTATCCAATTGCTTTGGCTTTGGTGGCGAGTGAGTTGTCAACAGTTGGGCAGGAATTGCAGATAGAAATTCGGGGAAAAAGTTATCCGGCGGTGGTTGTTAAAAAGCCGTTTTATCGTTCAACGAGCCGGTTGTCTAAGTAA
- a CDS encoding DUF99 family protein, producing MKLTDLLRLNREIRVIGFDDAPFIRGSGEAVNIAGIVCAGTRFEGMVWGEVEPDGWDATHKICELLIGKKFLRQLHLILIDGIGFGGFNIIDLQELSLRLNLPCVAVMRRLPNLTKIEQAMSRLPMLEKRLEILSRAGKIYAYPPYFFQVCGESPEVIAAVLPRLTACGKVPEALRLAHLIGAAVIKGESSSSA from the coding sequence ATGAAACTAACAGATTTACTGCGTTTAAATCGGGAAATTAGAGTGATTGGTTTTGATGATGCGCCTTTTATTCGGGGTAGCGGTGAGGCGGTGAATATTGCGGGTATTGTGTGTGCTGGAACGCGGTTTGAGGGGATGGTTTGGGGAGAAGTTGAGCCGGATGGTTGGGATGCAACGCATAAAATTTGTGAGTTATTAATTGGTAAGAAATTTCTTCGGCAATTGCATTTAATTTTAATTGATGGGATTGGTTTTGGAGGGTTTAATATTATTGATTTACAGGAGTTATCTTTACGGTTAAATCTACCTTGTGTGGCGGTGATGCGCCGGCTACCAAATCTGACAAAAATTGAGCAAGCTATGAGCCGGCTTCCAATGTTAGAAAAGCGTCTGGAAATATTAAGCCGTGCAGGGAAAATTTATGCTTATCCGCCTTATTTTTTTCAGGTTTGTGGGGAGTCTCCCGAAGTTATTGCGGCGGTTTTGCCGCGTTTAACTGCTTGTGGAAAGGTGCCGGAGGCTTTACGTTTAGCTCATTTAATTGGGGCTGCGGTTATTAAGGGAGAGAGTAGTAGTTCGGCTTAA
- a CDS encoding response regulator translates to MADDDPDDQLLASEALEEIKLPAVLYCVKDGEELLDYLYQRGAFANPENAPRPTIILLDLNMPKKDGRQALGEIKADPSLRRIPVVVLTTSNAQVDIKQAYDGGASSFITKPMTFDALVDVMLTLSKYWFNVVELPPLGSGDGHQPYHH, encoded by the coding sequence ATGGCAGATGACGATCCAGATGATCAGCTACTTGCCAGCGAAGCCTTGGAAGAAATCAAATTACCCGCTGTGCTTTACTGCGTAAAAGATGGCGAAGAACTCCTCGATTATCTTTACCAAAGGGGCGCATTCGCCAACCCCGAAAATGCTCCGCGACCGACGATTATTTTACTCGACCTTAATATGCCAAAAAAAGATGGCAGACAAGCTCTTGGCGAAATAAAAGCAGACCCAAGCTTACGGCGAATTCCAGTCGTTGTTCTCACCACATCCAACGCCCAAGTAGACATAAAACAAGCCTACGACGGAGGCGCAAGCTCATTCATTACCAAACCCATGACTTTTGATGCCTTAGTGGATGTTATGCTCACCCTCAGCAAATACTGGTTTAATGTCGTCGAACTACCCCCATTGGGAAGCGGGGATGGACACCAGCCATATCACCATTAA
- a CDS encoding DUF350 domain-containing protein has translation MLQWVFISLEIIIGFAVFWVGQFAYQKIYRRHMNLNQELFIKDNPAVAISLVGYYFGIVLALGGVLDKTLTTWQGELQVLTSYGATVILFMLAGAWVGDKLILRCFNCDREILQERNTGAAAVEAGNHIANGLILNAALGGETGTWLVGLVCWIIGLGVLLLVSLAYPKITKYNVFREIEKRNNPAAGVALAGLLIATGNIVRVAFSPEFVDWKTSLSQYVFTLLFCLVSLIAIRWLADLILVPGVKISDEIVNQQIPNLGAGLIEAFAYIGASFLIAWAI, from the coding sequence ATGCTTCAATGGGTTTTTATTAGTTTAGAAATTATTATCGGATTTGCAGTGTTTTGGGTGGGGCAATTTGCCTACCAAAAAATCTACCGCCGGCACATGAATCTCAACCAGGAACTCTTTATTAAAGATAACCCTGCCGTTGCTATTTCCCTCGTTGGTTATTACTTCGGAATTGTCTTAGCTTTAGGCGGAGTTTTAGACAAAACCCTAACTACTTGGCAAGGGGAATTACAAGTTTTAACCAGTTATGGTGCAACCGTAATTTTATTCATGCTTGCCGGCGCCTGGGTAGGAGATAAATTAATCCTCCGTTGCTTTAATTGTGACAGAGAAATCCTCCAAGAAAGAAACACCGGCGCAGCAGCAGTAGAAGCCGGCAATCATATCGCCAATGGCTTAATTTTAAACGCTGCACTAGGTGGAGAAACCGGCACCTGGTTAGTCGGTTTAGTATGCTGGATTATTGGTTTAGGAGTGCTACTTTTAGTTAGTTTAGCTTATCCAAAAATCACCAAATACAACGTATTTCGAGAAATTGAAAAACGCAATAATCCCGCCGCTGGTGTTGCTTTAGCCGGCTTATTAATCGCCACAGGCAATATTGTCCGCGTTGCATTTTCCCCCGAATTTGTAGACTGGAAAACTAGCCTCAGCCAATACGTTTTTACTCTCCTTTTTTGTCTCGTTTCTCTCATCGCTATTCGTTGGTTAGCCGATTTAATCTTAGTTCCTGGTGTCAAAATATCCGACGAAATTGTAAATCAGCAAATCCCCAATTTAGGAGCCGGTTTAATCGAAGCTTTTGCCTATATCGGAGCCTCATTTTTAATCGCATGGGCAATTTAA
- a CDS encoding methyltransferase domain-containing protein, with protein MPTSLFVEHHNTGLAFYINGDLQFDTADEALYHEFLVMPTIALTAQRFGGVNLRVLICGGGDGLVARDVLRFPQVCHIDLVDYNPEVLELAKTIFKPYNFGSLENSRVRVYAEEAFAFVSSIADNSYHAIICDFTYPTCAEDTAIYSQEWFQELNRILIPGGVISTNGVSPENRTSGFWCLYQTLLSTGLMAKPLQVSIPSFQRHGYGNWGFFIASAIPINRSDLEALIFPDNLQTLNPESLLNAFIFSEKIAKNRHHLAINTLTCKQLYYYLLNPNFNLAKDEDKSNKIDFLEIQEVATGIIATQDNLALESMAKVWLEKIYAAEQITEEDIAKMVPVQHRYHSPKMTREWLSYLQQLLGEVDVAQLLNKMLERAQELPPKLLEELKELAAKIKAGENLPKLPPKTAEFITILSVTLLIANVLTPDAVFAKGYYSGSSTGTRVYSDSYYDSSSDWKQIIGFIMIFGGGSWLWSALEEWIKNGSENRN; from the coding sequence ATGCCGACATCTTTATTTGTAGAACATCACAACACCGGCCTTGCTTTTTATATCAACGGCGATTTACAGTTTGATACCGCTGATGAGGCGCTTTATCACGAGTTCCTAGTTATGCCAACAATAGCACTTACAGCGCAGCGTTTTGGTGGCGTTAACTTGCGGGTTTTGATCTGCGGCGGTGGGGATGGGTTGGTGGCACGCGATGTGCTACGCTTCCCGCAGGTATGCCACATAGATTTAGTGGATTACAACCCAGAGGTTTTAGAACTGGCAAAAACAATTTTTAAACCTTATAATTTTGGCAGTTTAGAAAATAGTCGAGTGCGGGTTTATGCGGAGGAAGCGTTTGCATTTGTGTCTTCCATTGCAGACAATTCTTATCATGCGATTATTTGCGATTTTACTTACCCAACTTGCGCGGAAGATACAGCTATTTACTCTCAAGAGTGGTTTCAAGAATTAAATCGAATTTTGATTCCCGGTGGGGTAATTTCTACGAATGGCGTTTCTCCAGAAAATCGTACCTCAGGTTTTTGGTGTCTGTATCAAACCTTGCTCTCTACCGGCTTGATGGCAAAACCTTTACAAGTTTCTATTCCTTCTTTTCAACGTCATGGTTATGGGAATTGGGGCTTTTTTATCGCTTCTGCAATTCCCATTAATCGCAGCGATTTAGAAGCTTTGATTTTCCCCGATAACCTGCAAACTCTCAACCCTGAAAGTTTGCTTAATGCTTTCATATTTTCCGAAAAAATTGCTAAAAATCGTCACCATCTGGCCATTAATACATTGACTTGCAAACAACTTTATTATTACTTGCTAAATCCTAATTTTAATTTAGCAAAAGATGAGGATAAAAGCAATAAGATAGATTTTTTGGAAATTCAAGAAGTTGCCACCGGCATAATAGCAACTCAGGATAACTTAGCCCTGGAATCAATGGCAAAAGTATGGTTAGAAAAAATATATGCAGCCGAACAAATCACGGAGGAAGATATAGCAAAAATGGTGCCGGTGCAACACCGCTACCACAGCCCTAAAATGACGCGAGAATGGCTTTCTTATTTGCAACAACTTTTAGGAGAAGTTGATGTCGCGCAACTACTTAATAAAATGCTAGAAAGGGCGCAGGAACTTCCGCCGAAGCTACTAGAAGAATTGAAAGAACTAGCGGCAAAAATTAAGGCGGGTGAAAACCTCCCTAAACTGCCTCCCAAAACAGCAGAATTTATTACTATTTTGTCTGTTACCCTCTTAATTGCCAACGTATTAACCCCTGATGCTGTATTTGCAAAAGGCTATTATTCTGGAAGTAGCACCGGCACTCGTGTCTATTCCGATTCTTATTACGATAGTAGCAGCGATTGGAAACAAATCATCGGATTTATTATGATTTTTGGAGGTGGTAGTTGGTTGTGGTCTGCATTAGAAGAATGGATAAAAAATGGCTCTGAAAACCGAAACTAA
- a CDS encoding peptidoglycan bridge formation glycyltransferase FemA/FemB family protein: MALKTETNLMQIPLKLQTLVSADSQFWDRLSQDCFMQSWAWADFKELEGYKTFRCGLFSGETLVGGCIFYYYPHPGKSNLLLSPGGPILPPNCPAEAMQLLLQKAAALAKEVGAIAWRIEPLWQEKPAFLKSFVRAPADLLPSETLLINLQPTEGEILAQMKHKGRYNLQLSQKKGVKIEFTTNPQSIPVFYDLFWETVRRQHFFGEPYGFFINLCQTLFSANMAEIGIATWQGKILASVIIIYRGNRATYLYGGRSFQHPEIRASYSLHWEAMRRAKAKNCQVYDFYGYTRDANHAYSKFSQFKRQFGGVPVTTIGAHDYFFYDNLADTIITLLHHLGEK, encoded by the coding sequence ATGGCTCTGAAAACCGAAACTAATTTAATGCAAATACCCTTAAAATTGCAAACTCTAGTTTCAGCAGATAGTCAGTTTTGGGATAGGCTTTCTCAAGACTGTTTTATGCAATCTTGGGCGTGGGCAGATTTTAAAGAATTAGAAGGATATAAAACGTTTCGTTGTGGTTTATTTAGCGGCGAAACATTGGTTGGGGGTTGCATTTTTTACTACTACCCCCACCCAGGAAAATCCAACTTATTACTTTCTCCGGGTGGCCCCATTTTACCACCAAACTGCCCGGCAGAAGCCATGCAATTGCTATTACAAAAAGCCGCAGCTTTGGCAAAAGAAGTAGGGGCTATAGCATGGCGAATAGAACCACTTTGGCAAGAAAAACCGGCTTTCTTAAAAAGCTTTGTGCGCGCACCGGCAGACTTATTACCCTCGGAAACTCTCTTAATTAACCTACAACCAACTGAAGGCGAAATTTTAGCGCAAATGAAGCACAAAGGACGCTATAATTTACAGTTAAGTCAAAAAAAAGGAGTAAAAATAGAATTCACAACCAACCCTCAAAGCATCCCAGTTTTTTATGATTTGTTTTGGGAAACAGTACGCCGGCAACATTTTTTTGGCGAACCCTACGGCTTTTTTATCAATCTTTGTCAGACGCTTTTTTCTGCAAATATGGCAGAAATTGGCATCGCCACTTGGCAAGGAAAAATATTAGCCAGTGTGATTATTATCTACAGGGGAAATCGCGCCACATACCTTTACGGCGGACGCAGTTTTCAACATCCCGAAATCCGAGCATCCTATAGCTTACATTGGGAAGCTATGCGGCGTGCAAAAGCAAAAAATTGTCAAGTTTATGACTTTTATGGCTATACTCGTGATGCAAACCACGCATATTCCAAATTTTCGCAATTTAAACGGCAATTTGGCGGTGTGCCGGTGACAACCATCGGCGCTCACGATTACTTTTTTTATGACAATCTTGCTGATACTATCATTACATTATTACACCATTTAGGAGAGAAATAA
- a CDS encoding MATE family efflux transporter: protein MSKILTEAKACLRLAIPLAAAQLAQAATNFADTVMMGLLGSTTIAGGGLGSVIYSTLVLIITGIVSSTSIFAAVAFGMGDKDRIRRITNQGLLLAIFISFPLMILIANFGKVLGLLGQNPDNIRLAEDYLSPIMWGFPASIGLAVLRSILSSLNHAKIITFIVVTGVVFNICGNYILMFGKLGFPALGLAGIAWASTLTYWLMLFAAIFYMLSQSELKSYHFFKKISHIEIPILGDLIHTGLPIGGLFAFEAGLFATTAFLMGYLGTIPLAAHHIALQTGAMTFMVPVGISLATTVRVGQMIGQNDPKAARLAGFVPIAIGAIFMTAMGLIFWLFPKQIVSLYLDIKKPENYAVVNYAISLLGIAAMFQIFDGIQVIAGGALRGLKDTKIPMFVGIFSYWGVGFVTGCILCFYFKWGGVGLWAGLALGLAVTAAILTWRFTHLINRFLLS from the coding sequence ATGTCAAAAATTTTAACAGAAGCAAAAGCCTGTTTGCGCCTAGCAATACCCCTCGCCGCCGCGCAACTTGCTCAAGCCGCCACTAATTTTGCCGACACAGTAATGATGGGGTTACTTGGTAGCACAACTATCGCTGGTGGAGGTTTAGGATCTGTTATATATTCTACTCTGGTTTTAATCATCACCGGCATTGTTTCTTCCACAAGCATTTTTGCCGCTGTCGCCTTTGGGATGGGTGATAAAGATCGCATTCGACGCATTACTAATCAAGGACTTTTGTTAGCTATTTTTATCTCTTTTCCTTTGATGATATTAATTGCTAATTTTGGTAAAGTTTTAGGTTTATTGGGCCAAAATCCAGATAATATCCGTTTAGCAGAAGATTATCTCTCTCCCATTATGTGGGGCTTTCCTGCTAGTATTGGCTTGGCAGTATTAAGAAGTATTTTATCTTCTTTAAACCATGCCAAAATCATTACTTTTATTGTGGTTACAGGAGTAGTTTTTAATATTTGTGGAAATTATATCTTGATGTTTGGAAAGTTGGGTTTTCCTGCCCTTGGTTTAGCCGGCATTGCGTGGGCAAGTACCTTAACTTATTGGTTAATGTTGTTTGCTGCTATTTTTTATATGCTCTCTCAATCGGAATTAAAATCTTACCACTTTTTTAAAAAAATCTCCCACATTGAAATCCCAATCTTAGGCGATTTAATCCACACCGGCTTGCCAATTGGTGGACTATTTGCATTTGAAGCTGGACTATTTGCAACCACTGCTTTTTTAATGGGATATTTAGGCACAATTCCCCTCGCTGCTCATCACATTGCCCTACAAACCGGCGCCATGACATTTATGGTGCCGGTGGGTATTTCCCTCGCTACAACTGTTAGAGTCGGGCAAATGATCGGACAAAATGACCCAAAAGCTGCTAGATTAGCTGGCTTTGTTCCGATTGCCATAGGCGCTATTTTTATGACAGCAATGGGTTTAATTTTTTGGCTATTTCCTAAACAAATTGTATCTCTATATTTGGATATTAAAAAACCTGAAAACTATGCCGTTGTCAACTATGCCATTTCTTTATTAGGCATCGCCGCTATGTTTCAAATATTTGATGGCATTCAAGTCATTGCCGGCGGTGCTTTGCGAGGCTTAAAAGATACAAAAATTCCCATGTTTGTTGGCATCTTTTCCTACTGGGGAGTTGGATTTGTCACCGGCTGCATTTTGTGTTTTTATTTCAAATGGGGAGGGGTAGGTTTATGGGCCGGTTTAGCCCTCGGACTTGCCGTTACCGCCGCAATTTTAACATGGCGTTTCACCCATCTTATCAACCGATTTTTACTCTCCTAA